The DNA region TCTCTTTGTAATCCAAGCCTTCAGTTTGTCGATTACCAAACACCACAAGACGCGCCTTAAACCGTTCAATGGAGCCATCAGAGTGATATTTAATCGTGAAAACCCACTTACATCCTAGAGCCTTCTTCCCAGGAGGCAACTCTCCTAAGTCCCATGTACCGCTGTCTTGCAAAGCAACAACCTCTTTCTCCACAGCATTGCGCCACCTCTCATCTTTTATCGCTTCAGCAAAAGATGTTGGTTCAATGTTCTCGAGAATTGCCGCAAGAAACGCCCGATGGGAGGGTGAAAATCTGTGACAATCAACATAGTCATCAATAGGATACACGATATTGACCGAAGAAGAACCCGAACCACCCGGTGTGGcaacaacaaaatcttttaGTAAGACCGAGGGTTTTTTTTCTCGACAACCACGACCATGTTGAGCGATAGGTGGAGAGAAACCGTGGCTATCATCACACACAGTAGAACCAAGTTGATCAACCACAACTAGTTGTTCCGCCGTAGGCTCAACGCAAACAGCTGCAGGTGTAGCATTATTCGGAACCACCGGTGTTGGCTCAGTTTCGAGAATCACATCTGGTGTATTAAATTCTGGAGACACATCCGTTGCAGCGAAAGGAGAAACAACATCAACAGTGTCTGTAGACGTAGGAGCTAGAATTAACGGAGGTATCTCAGCCAAATCATGTGACGGTTCCAACGTCATGTTATCGTGAAAAGGAAATGATGTTTCATAAAAGACGACGTCACGAGAgactagaaattttttttcctcaagaTCATAAACCAGCCACCCTTTCTTCTCATATGGATATCCCAAAAAAACACAACGTCGGGACCGACTCGCAAATTTATCACCATTATGATGTTGATTATGTGTGAAGCATAAAcacccaaaaacctttaactgATCATAACGTGGAGAGCGTCCGTAAAGCATTTCATACGGTGTTTTTCCTTTAAGCAACAATGATGGAGTTCGATTAATAAGATAACAAGCAGCAAGTACGCATTCGCCCCAATATCCAATAGGAAGATGAGCTTGAAATCGAAGAGCTCTAGCCACATTTAAGATATGGCGATGCTTGCGTTCTACTCGTCCGTTCTGTTGTGGAGTTCCAACACACGAAGTCTCATGAATAATCCCATGTTCTAGAAAATATCCCTTCATACAAATAAACTCAGTTCCATTGTCGCTACGTACTCGCTTAATATTTTTGTCAAATTGCCGCTTAGTCATAGCCATAAAATGTTTCAAATGCATAAATGTTTCACTTTTTTCCGTCATCAAAAATAGCCACACTCCACGAGAAAAATCATCTACTATAGTAAGAAAATAACAAGCTCCTGAAGACGATGGAGTTCTATACggaccccaaacatcacaatgaaTAAGCTGAAAAATATCTGTTGTCTTATTATCACTTGTAGAAAAACAATCTCTGGTTTGTTTGGAGCGGAAACACACTTCACACACCGAATCAGAATTTTCCTTAGTACTACTAACACCAATATTTGGAATTAAAGAAATAACTTTAGAGGATGGATGCCCAAAACGCTGATGCCACACATCCAAGGAGACACTCGCATGCAAGCCAATCACGTTCACTGCATTCACCTTTCGAAAATAGTAAAGCCCATCCCTTTCCTCACCTGCTCCAATCAGCATCCTGGAACGGTCCTGAATTGCACAAAAACCAGGACCAAAGTGAGCAAAGCACTTGTTTTTGTCTAATCATCTGAGAAATGGAGACGAGATGGCAATTCAAACCCTCAACAAACAACACATGAAACAAACTGATGTATTGACCAAGAGTCACAGTTCCACGTTTTGTAGCTACAGAGTATCTACCATCCGGAAGACCCACCAAACATGGGTCAATATCGGTCACTCCCGTTAAAATATCTAGAGACCCTGTCATATGATTCGAGGCACCAGTATCTAATATCCAAGGAACAAGAAGAGTCTTACCCGAGAGAGTTTCAGAGGCTGTTTTTTTCCCTTTATGGAAAGTACTCATCAAGATTCTCCATTGCTCATCCGTGAACCCACCAGGAATTACACTCAAAGATGATGTCTCGGCAGAATTCTCTTTATCCGATGGTTGCAAACCGATAACATGAGCAGATGCCTTAGGTCTTGCAAGAGGAAGTGTTGGTGATACCCCACGATCTGATTTCGAGACCCCCGCCGTGTCAACCCGAGTTCCTTTCCACCAAACTGGGTAACCGATATGCGCATAGCAACGTTCCTCACCATGTCCCTTCTTCCCACAAATATTACAGATTTTCTCTTTGTAATCTACACGTCCTCGTGAGCTGGACTGAACAGAGAACCCCACAATCTCAGGCCTAATCTCAGTTTCTTTTGTACCAAGCTTCACTGTCTCATCCCTTTGAACAATGGAAAAAGCTTGATTCAAAGTTGGTAAAGGATCACGAGAGAGCAGACTGGACTTAAGAGCCCCCAAACTTGATTCATCGAGTCCCATTAAGAATTGGTGCACCTTGTCTTTCTCACGTTTCCGAGTACCACGACCTTTGGAGTCACACGTGCACTCATTACACGTACATTGATCCTCCTTGTCGTAGTCTGCCAAATCTTCTCACAATTTCTTCAATTTACCATAATATGACTTAATGCTAAGCCCCTTCTGCTTGCAAGTCACTAATTCATGTTTCAATTGTTGAATTCGTGGACCAGAAACAACCCCATATTGTTCTGCAATATCATCCCACAATTCCTTGGCGATCTCAAAGTGTGAGATATCACGGCGGAGTGATGGGTCAATTGTGTTACGAATCCATGAAACCAATAACGAATTAATTGTCCACCAGTCTTCATTTTCTTCAGAATCTTCTCTTGGTTTCTTTATTGATccatcaacaaaaccaaacttcttGCGAGCCCGCAAAGCAGTTCGCAGTTCACGAACCCAATCTTCAAAATTGTCACCGTTGAGAAGAACTTGTGATATCAAGATCCCTGGATTATCACTCGCCGACAAGTCGTATGCATGAATCGTACGTCGCTTCAAAATTAGGTCGTCAGCCACCATGGCCACCTGTTTTCCCGACGCACCTTCCGTTGCCATGGTCGAGTTTTTAGATCacggaaaaagaaaatttagccttctggctctgataccatgtgaGAGAATAACAAATATAAAGCTTTCTCTGTATCTTTATCTCGACGGCTCCTAGAGCTGTATATATACATCACAAATTAACCTAGAGAGGTACTTACGATATACACATAAAAGACCAAAAAGGACAATATGAATATTAACATAATTCTACTCTAATAGGTTTTAACGACTTTACCTAcattttctcttttacttaCCTACACCTTACGCAACAAAATCACTCGTTTAAATGAATTGCTGTAACTGTAGGATCATGAAATGAACCTTGTCTGTAAGAGCAAGATTACGCGGCATTAGATAAAGGATCTATCTGTCTATCACTTATTGCTGCCACATGCAAATGGATTGGTCCAAATTGTTGACTTTGACTGCGTAGCTCTCAAGTCGTCTCTCTCCCTCTATAGATAAATCGCTACCAAGTACCAACCAATTAGCATCTATCAATCCCACCGCACAACATTACCATGAACTCTTTCTCAGTCACTCTCTTCATATTTCCCATCATTATTTTCCTACAGTGTTTAAGTTCCACCGGAGCTGCCACATGTCATCCTGATGACGAGGCGGGTCTTTTAGCTTTCAAGTCAGGTATAACTCAAGATCCTTCGGGCATGCTCAGCTCTTGGAAGAAAGGTACTTCTTGCTGCTCCTGGAAGGGTGTCATTTGCCTCAACAGCGACCGCGTCACCATACTCGAACTAGTCGGATTTCTCAAAAAGCCCGAACGTTCCCTCTCTGGCACTCTCTCTCCCTCGTTGGCCAAACTCAAACACCTCAACGTGATTAGCTTAGGAGATCATGGGAACATCACTGGACCTTTTCCAAAGTTCCTTCTCCAATTACCAAAGCTAAGGTACGTTGACATCCAAAATAACCGTCTCTCTGGTCCACTTCCGGCCAACATCGGCGTGTTAAACACGTTGGAAGAAATCTTTCTTAATGGAAATAAGTTCACCGGTTCGATCCCGAGTTCAATATCAAATCTGACTCGTTTATCTTACCTCTTTTTGGGCGGTAATCTCCTAACCGGGACTATACGCTTTGAGATTTCTAATCTCAAGCTCTTGCAGAATCTGAATCTTGGTGGCAACCGCCTCTCTGGAACCATTCCAGATATTTTTGAATCCATGACGTTGCTCAAATTTCTCGATCTCTCCCGAAACGGATTCTCCGGGGAGCTTCCTCCGTCCATTGTGTCAGTGGCACCAACACTCCTCGCCCTTGATCTGAGCCAGAACAATCTCTCGGGGACGATCCCGAGCTATATATCGAGATTCAATAGGCTCGAAAAATTGAATCTCTCCAAGAACCGGTTCTCGGGTGTTGTGCCGGAAGGTTTTGTCAATCTGACCAATCTTAACAATCTTGATCTCTCCCACAATCTTCTAACTGATCAGTTCCCTGACTTGATTATTAATACCATCGAATATCTTGATCTCTCGTACAACCTTTTTCAACTAGAAACAATTCCAAAATGGGTGACTTCTTTGCCAAGCATCTTCTTGTTGAAACTAGCAAAATGCGGGATCAAGATGAGTTTAGACGATTGGAAGCCGGCGGAACCCTTGTACTTTCATTACATTGATCTGTCGAAAAATGAGATCTCAGGGAGTCTAGAAAGGTTCTTGAACCAGACAGAGTACCTCCTGGAGTTGCGGGTGGCTGGAAACAAACTCAGATTCGATATGGGGAATTTGACGTTTCCGAGGACGCTAAAAACCCTTGATCTATCAAGGAACTTGGTATATGGGAAGGTGCCTGCTACGGTGGCTGGTCTGCAAAGACTAAACATAAGTCAAAACCATCTTTGCGGAGAACTTCCCGCGACAAAGTTTCCGGCTAGCGCCTTTGCTGGTAATGATTGTCTTTGTGGCTCTCCACTTTCTCCTTGTAAAGCTTAGCGacaagaaaaatacaattttcaATTTGGATTTACTTTGACATGAAGTTCTACCTAAgagttgtaaacttgtaatgaTAATAAATAGTAAGTTTTCAAcatttctgcattttttttagatatgaaAAAACTCAATTAAAACGATATGTAAAAGTGAAAATAGTAAGTTTTCGACATTTCTGCATTTTTTTCATACACATGATAATTGTTGGTTAAAAATGAGGAAGTAAATGAATTTTTAGTAAGTAATATCCTATGAGACCactaaaaagttattaatttagaaatattatcaCTCgcctttattttcaaaattatcaCTACAGactttttagttaaaataccacaaaatataaaaatgatttttaatggatctcatttaaaaacttttgttgGAGTTTAGCGCTTTTATTTTTAGGAGTTTAAGATTCCATATTAACTAGTGAATATGAAAtcttgaaaatttaatttagggagaaaaaaagaataaaaatatggaaaattcttggggtgaacctctcttattcacccttcttaattaaggaaataaattcttaattaaggaaacaaattctgtatatcaattaattttaaaattattaattctaatcatgtatatatacatttttgaagtatattttgggttctacccttttatttgtatttatttacaaagttagtccctaattttttttcaaaaataacattatttcagattttgtttcctaaatattttacatatcattCCAACTAAAANNNNNNNNNNNNNNNNNNNNNNNNNNNNNNNNNNNNNNNNNNNNNNNNNNNNNNNNNNNNNNNNNNNNNNNNNNNNNNNNNNNNNNNNNNNNNNNNNNNNNNNNNNNNNNNNNNNNNNNNNNNNNNNNNNNNNNNNNNNNNNNNNNNNNNNNNNNNNNNNNNNNNNNNNNNNNNNNNNNNNNNNNNNNNNNNNNNNNNNNNNNNNNNNNNNNNNNNNNNNNNNNNNNNNNNNNNNNNNNNNNNNNNNNNNNNNNNNNNNNNNNNNNNNNNNNNNNNNNNNNNNNNNNNNNNNNNNNNNNNNNNNNNNNNNNNNNNNNNNNNNNNNNNNNNNNNNNNNNNNNNNNNNNNNNNNNNNNNNNNNNNNNNNNNNNNNNNNNNNNNNNNNNNNNNNNNNNNNNNNNNNNNNNNNNNNNNNNNNNNNNNNNNNNNNNNNNNNNNNNNNNNNNNNNNNNNNNNNNNNNNNNNNNNNNNNNNNNNNNNNNNNNNNNNNNNNNNNNNNNNNNNNNNNNNNNNNNNNNNNNNNNNNNNNNNNNNNNNNNNNNNNNNNNNNNNNNNNNNNNNNNNNNNNNNNNNNNNNNNNNNNNNNNNNNNNNNNNNNNNNNNNNNNNNNNNNNNNNNNNNNNNNNNNNNNNNNNNNNNNNNNNNNNNNNNNNNNNNNNNNNNNNNNNNNNNNNNNNNNNNNNNNNNNNNNNNNNNNNNNNNNNNNNNNNNNNNNNNNNNNNNNNNNNNNNNNNNNNNNNNNNNNNNNNNNNNNNNNNNNNNNNNNNNNNNNNNNNNNNNNNNNNNNNNNNNNNNNNNNNNNNNNNNNNNNNNNNNNNNNNNNNNNNNNNNNNNNNNNNNNNNNNNNNNNNNNNNNNNNNNNNNNNNNNNNNNNNNNNNNNNNNNNNNNNNNNNNNNNNNNNNNNNNNNNNNNNNNNNNNNNNNNNNNNNNNNNNNNNNNNNNNNNNNNNNNNNNNNNNNNNNNNNNNNNNNNNNNNNNNNNNNNNNNNNNNNNNNNNNNNNNNNNNNNNNNNNNNNNNNNNNNNNNNNNNNNNNNNNNNNNNNNNNNNNNNNNNNNNNNNNNNNNNNNNNNNNNNNNNNNNNNNNNNNNNNNNNNNNNNNNNNNNNNNNNNNNNNNNNNNNNNNNNNNNNNNNNNNNNNNNNNNNNNNNNNNNNNNNNNNNNNNNNNNNNNNNNNNNNNNNNNNNNNNNNNNNNNNNNNNNNNNNNNNNNNNNNNNNNNNNNNNNNNNNNNNNNNNNNNNNNNNNNNNNNNNNNNNNNNNNNNNNNNNNNNNNNNNNNNNNNNNNNNNNNNNNNNNNNNNNNNNNNNNNNNNNNNNNNNNNNNNNNNNNNNNNNNNNNNNNNNNNNNNNNNNNNNNNNNNNNNNNNNNNNNNNNNNNNNNNNNNNNNNNNNNNNNNNNNNNNNNNNNNNNNNNNNNNNNNNNNNNNNNNNNNNNNNNNNNNNNNNNNNNNNNNNNNNNNNNNNNNNNNNNNNNNNNNNNNNNNNNNNNNNNNNNNNNNNNNNNNNNNNNNNNNNNNNNNNNNNNNNNNNNNNNNNNNNNNNNNNNNNNNNNNNNNNNNNNNNNNNNNNNNNNNNNNNNNNNNNNNNNNNNNNNNNNNNNNNNNNNNNNNNNNNNNNNNNNNNNNNNNNNNNNNNNNNNNNNNNNNNNNNNNNNNNNNNNNNNNNNNNNNNNNNNNNNNNNNNNNNNNNNNNNNNNNNNNNNNNNNNNNNNNNNNNNNNNNNNNNNNNNNNNNNNNNNNNNNNNNNNNNNNNNNNNNNNNNNNNNNNNNNNNNNNNNNNNNNNNNNNNNNNNNNNNNNNNNNNNNNNNNNNNNNNNNNNNNNNNNNNNNNNNNNNNNNNNNNNNNNNNNNNNNNNNNNNNNNNNNNNNNNNNNNNNNNNNNNNNNNNNNNNNNNNNNNNNNNNNNNNNNNNNNNNNNNNNNNNNNNNNNNNNNNNNNNNNNNNNNNNNNNNNNNNNNNNNNNNNNNNNNNNNNNNNNNNNNNNNNNNNNNNNNNNNNNNNNNNNNNNNNNNNNNNNNNNNNNNNNNNNNNNNNNNNNNNNNNNNNNNNNNNNNNNNNNNNNNNNNNNNNNNNNNNNNNNNNNNNNNNNNNNNNNNNNNNNNNNNNNNNNNNNNNNNNNNNNNNNNNNNNNNNNNNNNNNNNNNNNNNNNNNNNNNNNNNNNNNNNNNNNNNNNNNNNNNNNNNNNNNNNNNNNNNNNNNNNNNNNNNNNNNNNNNNNNNNNNNNNNNNNNNNNNNNNNNNNNNNNNNNNNNNNNNNNNNNNNNNNNNNNNNNNNNNNNNNNNNNNNNNNNNNNNNNNNNNNNNNNNNNNNNNNNNNNNNNNNNNNNNNNNNNNNNNNNNNNNNNNNNNNNNNNNNNNNNNNNNNNNNNNNNNNNNNNNNNNNNNNNNNNNNNNNNNNNNNNNNNNNNNNNNNNNNNNNNNNNNNNNNNNNNNNNNNNNNNNNNNNNNNNNNNNNNNNNNNNNNNNNNNNNNNNNNNNNNNNNNNNNNNNNNNNNNNNNNNNNNNNNNNNNNNNNNNNNNNNNNNNNNNNNNNNNNNNNNNNNNNNNNNNNNNNNNNNNNNNNNNNNNNNNNNNNNNNNNNNNNNNNNNNNNNNNNNNNNNNNNNNNNNNNNNNNNNNNNNNNNNNNNNNNNNNNNNNNNNNNNNNNNNNNNNNNNNNNNNNNNNNNNNNNNNNNNNNNNNNNNNNNNNNNNNNNNNNNNNNNNNNNNNNNNNNNNNNNNNNNNNNNNNNNNNNNNNNNNNNNNNNNNNNNNNNNNNNNNNNNNNNNNNNNNNNNNNNNNNNNNNNNNNNNNNNNNNNNNNNNNNNNNNNNNNNNNNNNNNNNNNNNNNNNNNNNNNNNNNNNNNNNNNNNNNNNNNNNNNNNNNNNNNNNNNNNNNNNNNNNNNNNNNNNNNNNNNNNNNNNNNNNNNNNNNNNNNNNNNNNNNNNNNNNNNNNNNNNNNNNNNNNNNNNNNNNNNNNNNNNNNNNNNNNNNNNNNNNNNNNNNNNNNNNNNNNNNNNNNNNNNNNNNNNNNNNNNNNNNNNNNNNNNNNNNNNNNNNNNNNNNNNNNNNNNNNNNNNNNNNNNNNNNNNNNNNNNNNNNNNNNNNNNNNNNNNNNNNNNNNNNNNNNNNNNNNNNNNNNNNNNNNNNNNNNNNNNNNNNNNNNNNNNNNNNNNNNNNNNNNNNNNNNNNNNNNNNNNNNNNNNNNNNNNNNNNNNNNNNNNNNNNNNNNNNNNNNNNNNNNNNNNNNNNNNNNNNNNNNNNNNNNNNNNNNNNNNNNNNNNNNNNNNNNNNNNNNNNNNNNNNNNNNNNNNNNNNNNNNNNNNNNNNNNNNNNNNNNNNNNNNNNNNNNNNNNNNNNNNNNNNNNNNNNNNNNNNNNNNNNNNNNNNNNNNNNNNNNNNNNNNNNNNNNNNNNNNNNNNNNNNNNNNNNNNNNNNNNNNNNNNNNNNNNNNNNNNNNNNNNNNNNNNNNNNNNNNNNNNNNNNNNNNNNNNNNNNNNNNNNNNNNNNNNNNNNNNNNNNNNNNNNNNNNNNNNNNNNNNNNNNNNNNNNNNNNNNNNNNNNNNNNNNNNNNNNNNNNNNNNNNNNNNNNNNNNNNNNNNNNNNNNNNNNNNNNNNGAGACCactaaaaagttattaatttagaaatattatcaCTCgcctttattttcaaaattatcaCTACAGactttttagttaaaataccacaaaatataaaaatgatttttaatggatctcatttaaaaacttttgttgGAGTTTAGCGCTTTTATTTTTAGGAGTTTAAGATTCCATATTAACTAGTGAATATGAAAtcttgaaaatttaatttagggagaaaaaaagaataaaaatatggaaaattcttggggtgaacctctcttattcacccttcttaattaaggaaataaattcttaattaaggaaacaaattctgtatatcaattaattttaaaattattaattctaatcatgtatatatacatttttgaagtatattttgggttctacccttttatttgtatttatttacaaagttagtccctaattttttttcaaaaataacattatttcagattttgtttcctaaatattttacatatcattccaactaaaaaaatacagcagaatcaatatggaaactgaagctatgatatattttaaccacactttctattgtgtattgaagatATTATATCTCTGAATcctttgaaaacaaagaaaacgacaATTTGATTACTATTTCGTTTTACAAAACCTGTGAACTTTGATTCTTAATGTAAaaagaacttcgattcacatttatttaaatattataattaaaatcaataaacttaatgaaaatttaaaatattatgaatatataaaattaaaattttttaaaatactatataatatggtttatatagttttgagaaaaaaatagtttatacagtagatgggttataaagaggagatgttggaattaataaaatatcattaaatttgtgctaatacgggttaaatcctgattttattatttgtcaacactattaatattagaatatttgatatataaaacttaagttgatttaactaagattgtgtaaaataatcaaatcattaggaaaaatgtgacttaatcatagcgtataaatgacttactatgtatttagatcccaaATCCTTTgctataataattaaaaatcaaaatagaatctcaaacactaaacaaaacaaactaaatataacaaacaaatgacCATGAAGTAAATTatgggttaaaaaattaatataaacattgagCCGCACAAACGGTcgggaaatttagttattcctctatttggaaaacatccaatatttaacaaacaaNtcatgtatatatacatttttgaagtatattttgggttctacccttttatttgtatttatttacaaagttagtccctaattttttttcaaaaataacattatttcagattttgtttcctaaatattttacatatcattccaactaaaaaaatacagcagaatcaatatggaaactgaagctatgatatattttaaccacactttctattgtgtattgaagatATTATATCTCTGAATcctttgaaaacaaagaaaacgacaATTTGATTACTATTTCGTTTTACAAAACCTGTGAACTTTGATTCTTAATGTAAaaagaacttcgattcacatttatttaaatattataattaaaatcaataaacttaatgaaaatttaaaatattatgaatatataaaattaaaattttttaaaatactatataatatggtttatatagttttgagaaaaaaatagtttatacagtagatgggttataaagaggagatgttggaattaataaaatatcattaaatttgtgctaatacgggttaaatcctgattttattatttgtcaacactattaatattagaatatttgatatataaaacttaagttgatttaactaagattgtgtaaaataatcaaatcattaggaaaaatgtgacttaatcatagcgtataaatgacttactatgtatttagatcccaaATCCTTTgctataataattaaaaatcaaaatagaatctcaaacactaaacaaaacaaactaaatataacaaacaaatgacCATGAAGTAAATTatgggttaaaaaattaatataaacattgagCCGCACAAACGGTcgggaaatttagttattcctctatttggaaaacatccaatatttaacaaacaaataaaatataaaatataaataaaaaaaattgtatgcacgcggtataccgcgagttaaaatctagttatattatagtttttaattataacatctaaacccaaatcacTTTTTTATGAgaccaaaccgacatatagttttgtttaattgtgtaatttaaaccctaatcactattttataaacccaaattgaacaaaaatttgttcaattgtaaaatctaaatcctaatcactcttttataaactcaaaccgacatataatttttttaattgtaaaatctaaactctaaaccctaaaccctaaacactcttttgtaaatccaaaccaacatataatttttttaattataaaatctaaaccctaaccacttttttttgtaaacccaaactgacatataatttcgtttaattttaaaatctaaatcctaacaatTCTTTTGTAATTCCAAacagacatataatttcgtttaattgtgaaatataaaccctaaccattcttttataaacccaaaccgacatatatatttttttaattataaaatttaaattttcattctcctttataaactcaaacGAACCTAatttacttaataaaaaaatctacaaaattggtttacttaatttgttttgtctttttattatagttttgctttattttataagtatgatatgacatgatatattctagtattttgattgattaacTAAGAGGGGTAAACAAGAGTGATTCACCCCTAGAGGTGAATCCAAGAATttctctaaaaatattaaacggTTATGGAGTTTCATCGAAAAGATGACGACTCTTGAGACGGAAAAATGAAGTTATAGTTTGTAACCTTATCTAAGTTAACTCCCGTTTACTATGCCTCTGATTTCGTCTTAATATGACTATAATCTTAGCTCCATCTTAACACGGTAAACACAAATTCAACATTGTTCGTttgaaagaaattaaagagGTTTTCGGTTTCAATGTTtctcagattaaaaaaaaaacattttatggAGTAGTAACCTGAAATACAAGAAGCTCAGAAAGAAACTGTTTGAGGAAATAAGTCGTAAGAAACAATTCGATCATAGCATATCTGCGACTTTAACTTACAAAAAGTAGTGTCTGAAATATCTTATTTCCACATGATACACAGGTGGTAACAACCACATCTCGAATCTGTACTAGTGTTCTACGCAACAACCATTGCattattaaattaaaccaatatatatattgaataaaaatcGCACCTTAATAATAGCTTTAAGAATTACTGAGCAACGGTGGATTGTGGATTGAAATATGCAGGAGCACTTACCAAGTCTGTAACATGTGGTCATCAAGTCTCTTTGTCAATGTTGGGTTCGGCTCACACTGAACCCTGGCCATGATCTACCTTAAAGCCCAATAGAAAGCTTGGAGGAAGAGATAAGGCTTGATAAGTTGACCGAAGAGATGGACGAACTGCCATAATACCCTTTAAATACGGACATACGATATccgagaaaaaggaagaaaattacaaaaaagcaaaatatgTTTGTAGAGTAACTGATTCGTCATTAGTTTAATGTTATCACATACTCTCATTGTTTTACAAAGAGTATCTAATTTagttcacacaaattaaa from Camelina sativa cultivar DH55 chromosome 3, Cs, whole genome shotgun sequence includes:
- the LOC104777369 gene encoding receptor like protein 30-like; this encodes MNSFSVTLFIFPIIIFLQCLSSTGAATCHPDDEAGLLAFKSGITQDPSGMLSSWKKGTSCCSWKGVICLNSDRVTILELVGFLKKPERSLSGTLSPSLAKLKHLNVISLGDHGNITGPFPKFLLQLPKLRYVDIQNNRLSGPLPANIGVLNTLEEIFLNGNKFTGSIPSSISNLTRLSYLFLGGNLLTGTIRFEISNLKLLQNLNLGGNRLSGTIPDIFESMTLLKFLDLSRNGFSGELPPSIVSVAPTLLALDLSQNNLSGTIPSYISRFNRLEKLNLSKNRFSGVVPEGFVNLTNLNNLDLSHNLLTDQFPDLIINTIEYLDLSYNLFQLETIPKWVTSLPSIFLLKLAKCGIKMSLDDWKPAEPLYFHYIDLSKNEISGSLERFLNQTEYLLELRVAGNKLRFDMGNLTFPRTLKTLDLSRNLVYGKVPATVAGLQRLNISQNHLCGELPATKFPASAFAGNDCLCGSPLSPCKA
- the LOC104779058 gene encoding uncharacterized protein LOC104779058; protein product: MGLDESSLGALKSSLLSRDPLPTLNQAFSIVQRDETVKLGTKETEIRPEIVGFSVQSSSRGRVDYKEKICNICGKKGHGEERCYAHIGYPVWWKGTRVDTAGVSKSDRGVSPTLPLARPKASAHVIGLQPSDKENSAETSSLSVIPGGFTDEQWRILMSTFHKGKKTASETLSGPFQDADWSR